The Bernardetia litoralis DSM 6794 genome includes a window with the following:
- the bioD gene encoding dethiobiotin synthase has product MQHQYFISAIGTDSGKTLVSAILVEHLKAHYWKPIQAGLPKDTDQVKELISNKNSIFLKERFCLSAPMSPHAAAKIDKIEIKLSDFELPIESKNQNLIVEGAGGLFVPINYSKNGKADYVIDLIEDLKLPLILVCNLYLGSINHTILSLEAIKNRNENRNINLKGIILNGESNPDSEQIIEDYIIHNLNSKIILRIKQEKEITKEIVKRYASQIIL; this is encoded by the coding sequence ATGCAACATCAATATTTCATTTCTGCCATCGGAACAGATAGTGGCAAAACGCTAGTGAGTGCTATTTTAGTAGAACATTTGAAGGCTCATTATTGGAAACCAATTCAAGCTGGTTTGCCTAAAGATACTGACCAAGTAAAAGAATTAATTTCAAATAAGAATAGTATTTTTTTAAAAGAACGTTTTTGTCTTTCTGCTCCAATGTCGCCACATGCAGCAGCAAAGATTGATAAAATAGAAATAAAATTATCTGATTTTGAGTTGCCAATAGAAAGTAAAAATCAAAATTTGATTGTAGAAGGTGCTGGAGGTTTATTTGTTCCGATTAATTACAGCAAAAATGGCAAAGCTGATTATGTAATTGACTTAATAGAAGATCTAAAATTGCCTTTAATTTTGGTTTGTAATCTTTATTTGGGAAGTATAAATCACACTATTTTGAGCTTAGAAGCCATTAAAAATAGAAATGAGAATAGAAATATAAATCTAAAAGGAATTATTCTTAATGGAGAATCAAATCCCGATTCTGAACAGATTATTGAAGATTATATAATTCATAATCTAAATTCTAAAATTATTTTGAGAATAAAACAAGAAAAGGAAATCACAAAAGAAATTGTAAAAAGATATGCTTCTCAAATTATTTTGTAA
- a CDS encoding DUF2490 domain-containing protein yields the protein MKIIFFTTIFLIFFFSINCFAQISAPGLGEAKTASWFAIGIKQKLDNKNKLNSVSYIGWGHKSNPINYNPYFKPALFAINQEFYYSFAKNWKTSIALSYRKSHEYTNEEPFQHKENRFKQEFRVYSRLSYTWKINQLKIESTARQEFRKFYGSNFEELTKTSQLRSRFRLKLKLNLDKKNNHAISTSLESIFTTNKEITTTTKWIKFGYNESRFTLYYSYSLPKLPITTSIGYMNNLRGSNLNEMHSVHYLALDIVFKNLFGK from the coding sequence ATGAAAATTATTTTTTTTACAACTATTTTTTTAATCTTTTTTTTTAGCATAAATTGCTTTGCTCAAATTAGCGCACCAGGGTTAGGAGAGGCAAAAACTGCGAGTTGGTTTGCAATAGGAATTAAGCAAAAATTAGATAATAAAAACAAGCTAAATTCGGTCAGTTATATTGGCTGGGGACATAAAAGCAACCCTATAAATTATAATCCGTATTTCAAACCTGCTCTTTTTGCCATCAATCAAGAATTTTATTATTCTTTTGCTAAAAATTGGAAAACCTCTATCGCTCTTAGTTATCGAAAATCTCATGAATATACAAATGAAGAGCCTTTTCAACACAAAGAAAATAGATTCAAACAAGAGTTTAGAGTTTATAGCCGTCTTTCATATACTTGGAAAATAAATCAATTAAAGATTGAAAGTACAGCAAGACAAGAATTTAGAAAGTTTTATGGAAGTAATTTTGAAGAACTCACAAAAACATCTCAACTTCGTTCTAGGTTTCGTTTGAAACTAAAATTAAATTTAGATAAAAAAAATAATCACGCCATTAGTACGAGTTTAGAATCTATTTTTACAACAAATAAAGAAATAACTACCACTACAAAATGGATAAAATTTGGTTATAATGAAAGCCGTTTTACTTTGTATTATTCCTATTCTTTGCCCAAATTGCCAATTACAACAAGTATAGGTTATATGAATAATTTACGAGGTTCAAATTTGAATGAAATGCATTCTGTTCATTATTTAGCTCTTGATATAGTTTTCAAAAACCTTTTTGGAAAGTAA
- a CDS encoding PepSY-like domain-containing protein: MKKTILTFVTGLFLVASSSFAQDIPQSQVPSLVINNFQMAFPKVYDIEWEMDGNLYKVEFEKGLFSKDYDIWYDQTGKIIRQKEDISNSDLPQAITSTIKSQFGGYRIDEAQKNTEGQTITYKVELENFSQEWKVIFDANGKIIQKIAD; the protein is encoded by the coding sequence ATGAAAAAGACAATTTTGACATTCGTAACAGGATTATTTTTAGTAGCATCTTCTTCTTTTGCTCAAGATATTCCACAAAGCCAAGTACCATCATTAGTAATTAATAATTTCCAAATGGCATTTCCAAAAGTATATGATATAGAATGGGAAATGGATGGAAATTTATACAAAGTAGAATTTGAAAAAGGACTTTTTTCAAAAGATTATGATATTTGGTACGACCAAACAGGAAAAATAATACGACAAAAAGAAGATATTTCAAATAGTGATTTGCCACAAGCAATTACCTCAACTATCAAATCACAATTTGGAGGATATAGAATTGATGAGGCACAAAAAAACACTGAAGGTCAAACGATTACTTATAAAGTAGAATTAGAAAATTTTTCACAAGAATGGAAAGTAATCTTTGATGCAAACGGCAAAATTATTCAAAAAATTGCTGATTAA
- a CDS encoding ATP-binding protein: MKLLNQSLVYLSVSILLIVSIWSVIFYINMLDEIHDSIDDGLKNNKLLIIQKSKTDTDLLQKNSFDEGNYAIQPITKKQAIATKDIFLDTLMYMEHEKDFEPVRILTTAFEKNKRFYELKIISSTVEEDDLIEDLFWSVFWLYIIVVASILIINNIVLRKLWKPFYSLLAQLQEFRLDNKKPNLPQITTKTKEFTDLQKSLTTLLKHSLQIYQQQRQFIENASHELQTPLAIATNKLELLLENENLENESAQNIYQVIQIIQRLVKLNKSLLLLAKIENKQFLNMEFISINEVVNQSINDLEDFAEFKKIEIKIIQKEDLTVKMDSSLAQILISNLLKNAIFHTIEKGKVEIEISTTSLKISNTAKNKSLEEEKVFHRFYKSSDTTGTGLGLAITKAICNLFDFQISYSFDNKHSFKVDFF; the protein is encoded by the coding sequence ATGAAATTATTAAATCAATCTCTTGTTTATCTTTCAGTTTCAATTTTACTTATTGTCAGTATTTGGTCAGTTATTTTTTATATAAATATGCTTGATGAAATCCATGATAGCATTGATGATGGATTAAAAAACAACAAACTTCTGATTATACAAAAATCAAAAACAGATACCGATTTATTACAAAAAAATAGTTTTGATGAGGGAAATTATGCTATTCAGCCGATTACTAAAAAACAAGCCATTGCTACAAAAGATATTTTTTTGGATACGCTCATGTATATGGAGCATGAAAAAGATTTTGAGCCTGTCCGAATTCTGACAACAGCTTTTGAGAAAAATAAAAGATTTTATGAGCTAAAAATAATTTCTTCAACAGTAGAAGAAGATGATTTGATAGAAGACCTTTTTTGGTCAGTATTTTGGCTGTATATAATTGTTGTGGCTAGTATTTTGATTATTAATAATATCGTATTAAGAAAATTATGGAAACCATTTTATAGTTTGTTGGCACAATTACAAGAATTTAGATTAGATAATAAAAAACCTAATTTGCCTCAAATTACGACCAAAACAAAAGAATTTACAGACTTACAAAAGTCATTAACTACATTACTAAAACACAGTTTACAGATTTATCAACAGCAAAGACAATTTATTGAAAATGCTTCACACGAACTGCAAACTCCTTTAGCCATTGCGACTAATAAATTAGAATTATTACTAGAAAATGAAAATCTAGAAAATGAGTCAGCTCAGAATATTTATCAAGTTATACAAATTATTCAACGCTTAGTAAAACTCAACAAATCATTATTACTTTTGGCAAAAATTGAAAACAAACAGTTTCTAAATATGGAATTTATTTCTATTAATGAAGTTGTAAATCAATCTATAAATGACTTGGAAGATTTTGCAGAATTTAAAAAAATAGAAATAAAAATTATCCAAAAAGAAGATTTAACTGTTAAAATGGATAGTTCATTAGCTCAAATACTTATTTCTAATTTACTCAAAAATGCTATTTTTCATACTATCGAAAAGGGAAAAGTAGAGATAGAAATTTCTACAACCAGTCTCAAAATTTCGAATACAGCAAAAAATAAATCCCTAGAAGAGGAGAAAGTATTCCATCGTTTTTACAAATCTTCTGACACCACAGGAACAGGTTTAGGTTTAGCCATCACAAAAGCAATTTGTAATTTATTTGATTTTCAGATTTCGTATTCTTTTGATAATAAACATTCTTTTAAAGTTGATTTTTTCTAA
- a CDS encoding response regulator transcription factor yields MKILIVEDEKELLESITISLEKEKFVIESANNFEIASEKIALYEYDCILLDIMLPFGSGLDLLKQLKKNNKSENVIIISAKDSLEDKIKGLELGADDYLTKPFHISELNARIKAVLRRKKLDGKNSIEVRNITLDITERQLTIDKINIPLNRKEFDILNYFLLNKNRVVTKTALAEHVWGDNIDQADNLDFIYYQIKNLRKKLQQAQIEIELVYGIGYKMIEK; encoded by the coding sequence ATGAAAATTCTAATTGTTGAAGATGAAAAAGAACTGCTTGAAAGCATTACAATTTCTTTAGAAAAAGAAAAATTTGTTATAGAATCAGCAAATAATTTTGAAATTGCTTCTGAAAAAATAGCCCTATACGAATATGATTGCATTTTATTAGATATTATGTTGCCTTTTGGTAGTGGGCTGGATTTGTTGAAGCAATTAAAAAAAAATAATAAATCAGAAAATGTAATTATTATTTCGGCAAAAGATTCTTTAGAAGACAAAATAAAAGGTTTAGAATTAGGTGCAGATGATTATTTGACAAAACCATTTCATATTTCAGAACTCAATGCACGTATAAAAGCTGTTTTGAGAAGAAAAAAATTAGATGGCAAAAATAGTATTGAAGTCAGAAATATTACTTTGGATATAACAGAACGACAACTTACCATTGATAAAATAAATATTCCTCTCAACAGAAAAGAATTTGATATTCTAAATTATTTCTTACTAAATAAAAATAGAGTTGTAACCAAAACAGCATTAGCAGAACATGTTTGGGGTGATAATATTGACCAAGCCGACAACTTAGATTTTATTTATTATCAAATCAAAAACCTTCGCAAAAAACTACAACAAGCACAAATAGAAATAGAATTAGTCTATGGAATTGGTTACAAAATGATAGAGAAATAA
- a CDS encoding bifunctional acetate--CoA ligase family protein/GNAT family N-acetyltransferase — protein MQNSFQRILERVLEGVRSWGESVSAHHFHPSYDKSTMEALFQPKTIAVVGASKKEYSLGKRLFENLTLLDYKGEVFPVNPKYDEINGSVCYKKIENIDEFIDLAIIITPARTVAQIIKECGEANVKNALILSTGFRETGEKGEEFEAEILLEARKSGVRVIGTNSIGFIRPHLNLFATFSNQRPKEGSIGFVSQSGAMGEGVLDWGNSQNVGFSAFISIGGMIDISWGDVIHYLGDDTRTKAIVLYMESINYARSFLSAAKEVSYSKPIIVLKTGKRQQLENNSTSPIHFEIDEDLIFNAAFRRSGMLRVDTMAEVFFMVEVISKQPRPKGKNLAILTNANAPAQLATTMLLKGGGQLATLSEATMKSLAEFLPKNWEYQNPLDLHQFATPEYYEKTTEILLKDTNVDGLLVILAPQAVSKPTETAKNLLRFASSKKKPLLVNWIGGTTTEEGRKLLSKAGIPNFQYPDTAAHIFNYLWKHAYNLKGIYETPRISDAMKKNPPNREKVAEIIAKARAENRTILTEWDAKQILLAYNLPIIDTRLAFSEDEAWLTAKAIGKPVVLKVHSRSIIKKSNVGGVRLFLKEEDSVRKAYQEIKKNIEERVSPDEFLGVTVQEMNVHDSVEMLLGSKVDAQFGSLLFFGNGGKSLQYYQDRTIAFPPLNTTLARRAIEQTIIYKNIAKNRGLHEPTMALLEQSMVRFSQLITEQPFIKEIYLNPITVSRVGGVSILDAVMILQPNDVKDEQLVRLAIRPYPSEYEEKWILPKSKKEILIRPIQPEDEPSMVVFHEKLSPQSVYFRFFHVVSLDQRRSHERLSRICFADYDRQITLIAEKEKPNQIQNEIIGAIRIIKIHGTKEAEFGMTIVDGYQGEGLGHELLRRAIEVCRSEGIELLTADILSENRGMRTVCEKLGFVIEYNSDEGTVKVSRYIHTILEENQEK, from the coding sequence ATGCAGAATTCTTTTCAACGTATTTTAGAACGAGTTTTGGAAGGCGTTCGCTCTTGGGGCGAAAGCGTTTCGGCACATCATTTTCATCCTTCTTACGACAAAAGTACAATGGAGGCTCTTTTCCAGCCCAAAACTATTGCAGTAGTGGGAGCAAGTAAAAAAGAATATTCATTAGGAAAACGATTGTTCGAAAACTTGACTTTATTAGATTATAAAGGAGAAGTATTTCCTGTAAATCCAAAGTATGACGAAATAAATGGCTCTGTTTGTTATAAAAAAATTGAAAATATAGATGAGTTTATAGATTTAGCTATCATTATTACACCTGCAAGAACGGTTGCTCAAATTATCAAAGAATGTGGAGAAGCAAACGTAAAAAATGCACTTATTCTTTCTACGGGTTTTAGAGAAACAGGCGAAAAAGGAGAAGAATTTGAAGCCGAAATTTTGCTAGAAGCACGAAAATCGGGTGTTCGTGTTATTGGAACAAACTCTATCGGATTTATCCGTCCTCATCTCAATCTTTTTGCTACTTTTTCAAATCAAAGACCAAAAGAAGGAAGTATAGGTTTTGTTTCCCAAAGTGGAGCAATGGGAGAAGGAGTTTTAGACTGGGGAAATAGCCAAAATGTAGGTTTTAGTGCTTTTATTTCGATTGGTGGAATGATTGATATAAGCTGGGGGGATGTCATTCATTATTTAGGTGATGATACACGAACAAAAGCAATTGTATTGTATATGGAAAGCATCAATTATGCTCGTTCTTTTTTGTCAGCAGCTAAGGAAGTTTCATATTCAAAACCAATTATTGTACTCAAAACAGGTAAAAGACAACAATTAGAAAATAATTCTACATCTCCTATTCATTTTGAAATAGATGAAGATTTGATTTTTAATGCTGCTTTTCGTCGTTCAGGAATGCTTCGTGTAGATACCATGGCAGAGGTCTTTTTTATGGTAGAAGTAATTTCTAAACAACCTCGCCCAAAAGGAAAAAATTTAGCAATTTTGACCAATGCAAATGCACCTGCACAGCTCGCAACAACAATGCTTTTAAAGGGAGGAGGACAATTGGCAACACTCTCAGAAGCAACTATGAAATCTTTAGCAGAGTTTTTACCAAAAAACTGGGAGTATCAAAACCCATTAGATTTGCATCAGTTTGCAACACCTGAATATTATGAAAAAACAACTGAAATTTTATTAAAAGACACTAATGTGGATGGGCTTTTAGTCATTCTTGCACCACAAGCTGTTAGTAAGCCCACCGAAACAGCTAAAAATTTGTTGCGTTTTGCCTCTTCTAAGAAAAAACCTTTGCTCGTAAATTGGATAGGAGGAACTACAACCGAAGAAGGAAGAAAATTGCTCTCAAAAGCAGGAATCCCAAATTTTCAATATCCAGATACGGCTGCTCATATTTTTAATTATTTATGGAAACATGCTTATAATTTAAAAGGAATTTATGAAACACCTCGTATCTCGGATGCAATGAAAAAAAATCCACCAAATAGAGAAAAAGTAGCTGAAATTATAGCAAAAGCAAGAGCTGAAAATAGAACTATTCTCACAGAATGGGATGCAAAACAAATACTTTTAGCTTATAATTTGCCTATTATTGATACTCGTTTGGCTTTTTCAGAAGATGAAGCATGGCTGACAGCAAAAGCAATCGGAAAACCTGTTGTTTTGAAAGTTCATTCACGTTCAATTATCAAAAAAAGTAATGTAGGTGGAGTACGTTTATTCTTAAAAGAAGAGGATTCTGTAAGAAAAGCCTATCAAGAAATTAAAAAAAATATAGAAGAACGTGTAAGCCCTGATGAGTTTTTAGGAGTAACTGTGCAAGAAATGAATGTTCATGATTCTGTTGAAATGTTGCTGGGAAGTAAAGTAGATGCACAGTTTGGTTCACTTTTATTTTTTGGAAATGGTGGCAAATCATTACAATATTACCAAGATAGAACAATTGCTTTTCCTCCTCTTAATACAACTTTAGCTAGAAGAGCTATCGAACAAACGATTATTTATAAAAATATTGCAAAAAATAGAGGTTTGCATGAGCCTACAATGGCTCTGCTAGAACAATCAATGGTGCGTTTTAGTCAGCTTATTACCGAACAACCTTTCATCAAAGAAATTTATCTCAATCCAATTACAGTGTCTCGTGTAGGTGGTGTTTCAATTTTGGATGCTGTTATGATTTTGCAACCAAATGATGTAAAAGATGAGCAATTAGTTCGCTTGGCAATCCGTCCGTACCCTTCTGAATATGAAGAGAAATGGATTTTACCTAAAAGTAAAAAAGAAATCTTGATTCGTCCAATCCAGCCAGAAGATGAGCCTTCTATGGTTGTTTTTCACGAAAAATTATCTCCTCAAAGTGTGTATTTTAGATTTTTTCATGTTGTTAGTCTTGATCAAAGAAGATCGCATGAACGCCTTTCAAGAATTTGTTTTGCTGATTATGACAGACAAATTACACTTATTGCAGAAAAAGAAAAACCAAATCAAATTCAGAATGAAATCATAGGAGCAATTCGAATAATAAAAATTCATGGCACAAAAGAAGCTGAATTTGGAATGACTATCGTTGATGGTTATCAAGGAGAAGGATTGGGACATGAGCTTCTAAGAAGAGCAATAGAAGTTTGTCGTTCGGAGGGAATTGAATTATTAACAGCCGATATTTTATCAGAAAATAGAGGAATGAGAACAGTTTGTGAAAAATTAGGTTTCGTAATAGAATATAACTCAGATGAAGGTACTGTAAAAGTTTCACGCTATATTCATACTATTCTTGAAGAAAATCAAGAAAAATAA